The Alnus glutinosa chromosome 8, dhAlnGlut1.1, whole genome shotgun sequence DNA segment taaaaactttcaatttcattatttacaattattcatcattatttgtttttttttttttttttttttttttcaatctgaCCCatcttttaagattttttgttaaatcttaacaTAGGAGTgtcaaaataatcaaatactcatatcttttttaagaaaataaaaaagaaaaaattgtaaagattTAGGCGTTGGTCAGGATAtaatggaatttacaaaaatactcacacttgaatctttgaattatatatatatatatatattaaaaaaaatatgtattttaaaaattttaatcaaatttaacaaaaagtaTTAACGGAtagatgaaattaaaaaaaaattaaaagataatacACCGAATAAAAGTTTTGAATGTGTGATATTTGTTGAGCCTCATAAgtcaaattcagtttttttttaatcttgatcggctttgaagaaaaaaaataaaataataaataattataatatataataaaaaaaagaaaaagtaatgatTCGCATTCCTTAATGATTTGAATGGATAAATATGAAATTGAATTCGTTTTGCCATTAGGGTATGTTAAATAAGAAttcttttgtatacttaattacattacttaatttttaaaattatattttttttgtcaaacaaaaaaaagaataaatacaaGATATAAAGTTTCAACTGTCTTTTTAGTAAAGTtgtcctttttatatttttttatttctatattatatactattttttataGAACAACAAATATAAGATCTTTAATCCAAATTAATGAGTTGTTGAAACATGGGCCCCGTTTGCAGATATAGGGATGGGAGAATCGGACTCTTCCTGAGTTTAAATTTGTAGAAAAGGAAATACATTGGAAAAACGAAaaagtgagaaagaaaaaaagccgAGAAGAAGGTGGACTCCGAAAAAATAATGCGGTTTGTCGCTGCTTAAACCATTGGAAAATCAATGGAAACCTTTACCCATCTTTTTGTctactctttcttcttctcccttttaAGAACCTCCATTACACAAGACACTATTACTGCAAGTCAATCCATCAGAGACGGTGGCACTTTAGTTTCAGCTGGCGGATCATTTCAATTGGGATTCTTCAGCCCAGGTAATTCCAAAAGTCGATATGTGGGGATATGGTATGTGATATCTCCGGAGATAGTTGTCTGGGTAGCCAACAGAGATGCTCCGCTTAGCGATCACTCAAGTATTCTTAAGGTAACTGGTGACGGAGTTCTTGTGCTTCTTAATAGCACGAATGGTATTGTTTGGTCATCTAATACATCAAGAACCCCTGAAAATCCAGTTGCGCAGCTCTTGGACACCGGGAATCTTGTTGTTAAAGATAGAAATGATGATAACAAAGACAACTTTTTGTGGCAGAGTTTTGATTATCCTTGTGACACACAACTACCGGAAATGAAGATTGGATTGGATTTAGTAACTGGTCTAGATAGGTTTTTATCATCTTGGAAGAGCACGGATGATCCTGCTCAAGGTGAGTATTCAATACGCATAGATCCTCGTGGGCTTCCGCAAAGGGTTGTGATGAAGGGAGATTCAATAAAGACTAGAGCTGGGTCATGGAATGGCCTTGGTTTTACGGGTTATGCGTTAAGATCGAATCCAGTATATGAGTATGGATTCGTGTTGAATGAGAAGGAGGTCTATTACGAGTACAAACTCTTAAACAAATCTGTTTTCTCAAGATATGTGCTAAACCCATCAGGCGTTGCACAGCGATTCAATTGGGTGGATCGGACACACAGTTGGGAGCCTTTCTTTACATCCCAGGCAGATGCGTGCGAAAATTATGCCGTATGCGGTGGATATGCTGCCTGCAACATCAATAACTCACCTGTATGTGCATGCTTGGAAGGATTCTTACCCAAGTCTCCAAAACAGTGGGATTCAGTAGATTGGTCTGATGGGTGTGTTCGAAGGACTTCTTTGAAAtgcgaagatggagatggaTTCTGGAAGCACAAGGGGGTGAAATTGCCTGACACATCTTCTTCCAGGTTCAACAAGAGCATGACCCTCAAGGAATGCGAAAGAATGTGTTTGAAAAATTGCTCCTGCACAGCATATGCAAGTTTAGATATGAGGGGAGAAGGAAGCGGCTGCGTGTTGTGGTTTGGTAGCCTAGTTGATACAAGACAATTCTCTAAGGGTGGGCAAGAACTCTATATAAGGACGGCCATTTCCGAATTGGGTATGATTTCACATCTATTTTTCTTGATCTATGGATTTtgctgtttttttcttttttctttttctttttctctttctttttctttcttttactttaatGAATGGTGCAGATGGAAAGTGAAAATAAGCCCCATGTCTCCAACCATCACTTAGAAGAtgagtgattggtgcacaataattgtgcaactgttgtgcaccacTCTAGAGACATGGGATGGGTCCTACGTGGGATCCATGTGGTGGAACCTACCACATGAGACCTACCTCATGTCTCTAAAGCCTTGCACAATAATTGCA contains these protein-coding regions:
- the LOC133874786 gene encoding G-type lectin S-receptor-like serine/threonine-protein kinase At4g27290, which produces METFTHLFVYSFFFSLLRTSITQDTITASQSIRDGGTLVSAGGSFQLGFFSPGNSKSRYVGIWYVISPEIVVWVANRDAPLSDHSSILKVTGDGVLVLLNSTNGIVWSSNTSRTPENPVAQLLDTGNLVVKDRNDDNKDNFLWQSFDYPCDTQLPEMKIGLDLVTGLDRFLSSWKSTDDPAQGEYSIRIDPRGLPQRVVMKGDSIKTRAGSWNGLGFTGYALRSNPVYEYGFVLNEKEVYYEYKLLNKSVFSRYVLNPSGVAQRFNWVDRTHSWEPFFTSQADACENYAVCGGYAACNINNSPVCACLEGFLPKSPKQWDSVDWSDGCVRRTSLKCEDGDGFWKHKGVKLPDTSSSRFNKSMTLKECERMCLKNCSCTAYASLDMRGEGSGCVLWFGSLVDTRQFSKGGQELYIRTAISELGQLEKKRHSNKEKLVGIIVSSTLLVVGMIIVGLVSYIWKKKLKNQEMTKRNQMKDCDNESGKEDMELPIFDLTVITNATDNFSNRNKLGEGGFGPVYKGTLPEGRDVAVKRLSNNSKQGLNELKNEVILIAKLQHRNLVKILGCCIQKNENMLIYEYMPNKSLDCFIFDQAKSKLLNWHKRINIIRGVAKGLLYLHEDSRMRIIHRDLKASNILLDNKMNPKISDFGLARSFWGDQIDSETNRIIGTYGYMSPEYAVHGQYSVKSDVFCFGVLVLEIVSGKKNRGFCHPDHEHNLLGHAWKLWIEDKPIELMDELVGDLCTLSNVLRHIHVGLLCVQQRPEDRPNMSSVVQMFSSENLLPKPKQPGFFTDSPKADSSSSKHGTCSANKITTTIIEAR